One genomic region from Vibrio cyclitrophicus encodes:
- a CDS encoding GH36-type glycosyl hydrolase domain-containing protein gives MKYGYFDNDNREYVITRPDVPAPWTNYLGTEKFCTVISHNAGGYSFYNSPEYNRVTKFRPNGTFDRPGHYVYLRDDETGDYWSISWQPVAKSLDEANYEVRHGLSYSKFKCEYSGITATKTLFVPKGEDAEVWDVVLKNNTDKPRTISTFSFVEFSFSHIQSDNQNHQMSLYSAGTSYQEGVLEYDLYYNTNDFEGFYYLASTFSPDSYDGQRDNFLGMYRDEANPIAVENGKCSNSAQTCYNHCGSLHKQFTIQPGEEVRFAYVLGIGKGNGERLREKYQDTANVDAAFQGIKDHWDERCNKFQVKSPNEGLDTMINTWTLYQAETCVVWSRFASFIEVGGRTGLGYRDTAQDAISVPHANPQMTKKRIIDLLRGQVKAGYGLHLFDPDWFDPEKADVEPSKSPTVVPTPSDDDKIHGIDDTCSDDHLWIVPTIIKYVMETGEHDFFDEVIPYADGGEATVYEHMKAALNFSAEYVGQTGICKGLRADWNDCLNLGGGESSMVSFLHFWALQEFLDLAKFRNNDADVTKYTEMAANVHEACETHLWDDEGGWYIRGLTKNGDKIGTAQQAEGRVHLESNTLAVLSGAVSQERGEKAMDAVDENLFSEYGLHLNSPSFATPNDDIGFVTRVYQGVKENGAIFSHPNPWAWVAEAKLGRGDRAMKFYDALNPYNQNDMIETRYAEPYSYVQFIMGKDHQDHGRANHPWLTGTSGWAYFAVTNFILGVRTGFEGLTVDPCIPTDWPEFEVTRQWRGATYNITVQNPNAVSKGVASITINGESVEGAIPVQTEGSVNDVVVVLG, from the coding sequence ATGAAATACGGCTATTTCGATAACGACAATCGCGAATACGTCATCACTCGCCCTGATGTACCAGCACCATGGACCAACTACCTGGGTACTGAAAAGTTTTGTACCGTAATTTCGCACAATGCGGGCGGTTATTCGTTCTACAATTCTCCGGAATACAACCGTGTTACTAAGTTCCGTCCAAATGGCACCTTTGACCGTCCAGGACACTATGTTTACCTGCGTGATGATGAGACGGGTGATTACTGGTCTATCTCTTGGCAACCAGTGGCAAAAAGCCTAGATGAAGCGAACTACGAAGTTCGTCATGGTCTGTCATACTCAAAGTTCAAATGTGAATACAGCGGTATTACGGCAACCAAAACGCTATTCGTTCCTAAGGGCGAAGATGCAGAAGTTTGGGATGTCGTACTGAAGAACAACACCGACAAGCCAAGAACCATCAGCACATTCTCATTTGTTGAGTTCTCATTCAGCCACATCCAATCGGATAACCAGAACCACCAGATGTCTTTGTACTCTGCGGGCACGTCTTACCAAGAAGGAGTGTTGGAATACGACCTGTACTACAACACCAACGACTTTGAAGGCTTCTACTACCTAGCATCAACCTTCTCTCCAGACAGCTACGATGGTCAGCGTGACAACTTCCTTGGCATGTACCGTGACGAAGCAAACCCAATTGCCGTTGAGAACGGTAAATGTTCTAACAGTGCTCAAACTTGTTACAACCACTGTGGTTCTCTGCACAAGCAATTTACGATTCAACCGGGTGAAGAAGTTCGCTTTGCTTATGTACTAGGTATAGGTAAAGGCAACGGTGAACGCCTCCGCGAGAAGTACCAAGACACAGCAAACGTAGATGCGGCGTTCCAAGGCATCAAAGATCACTGGGACGAGCGTTGCAACAAATTCCAAGTTAAGTCGCCAAACGAAGGCTTAGACACCATGATCAACACGTGGACGCTATACCAAGCGGAAACCTGTGTGGTTTGGTCACGCTTTGCATCATTCATCGAAGTTGGCGGTCGTACTGGTCTTGGTTACCGTGATACTGCGCAAGATGCGATCTCAGTGCCTCATGCCAACCCACAAATGACCAAGAAGCGTATTATCGACCTGCTTCGCGGCCAAGTGAAAGCGGGCTACGGTCTACACTTGTTCGATCCTGACTGGTTCGATCCAGAGAAAGCTGACGTTGAACCTTCAAAATCACCAACGGTTGTTCCAACGCCGTCAGATGACGACAAGATCCACGGCATTGACGATACCTGTTCTGATGATCACTTATGGATCGTACCTACCATCATCAAGTACGTGATGGAAACCGGTGAACACGATTTCTTTGACGAAGTGATTCCATACGCAGATGGTGGCGAAGCAACGGTTTACGAACACATGAAAGCCGCACTTAACTTCTCTGCAGAATACGTAGGTCAAACAGGTATCTGTAAGGGTCTTCGCGCAGACTGGAATGACTGTCTGAATCTAGGTGGCGGTGAATCTTCTATGGTTTCATTCCTACACTTCTGGGCTCTTCAAGAGTTCTTAGACCTGGCTAAGTTCCGCAATAACGATGCTGACGTTACTAAATACACTGAAATGGCAGCTAACGTTCACGAAGCGTGTGAAACGCACCTTTGGGATGACGAGGGTGGTTGGTACATCCGTGGTCTAACTAAAAATGGCGACAAGATCGGTACCGCTCAACAAGCTGAAGGTCGAGTTCACCTTGAATCAAACACGTTAGCGGTTCTCTCTGGCGCGGTATCTCAAGAACGTGGCGAGAAAGCAATGGACGCAGTTGATGAGAACCTATTTTCTGAATACGGCCTACACCTAAACTCTCCATCATTCGCAACACCAAACGATGATATCGGCTTTGTAACTCGCGTTTACCAAGGCGTAAAAGAGAACGGTGCTATCTTCTCTCACCCGAATCCATGGGCTTGGGTAGCAGAGGCGAAGCTTGGCCGTGGCGACCGTGCGATGAAATTCTACGATGCGCTTAACCCTTATAACCAAAACGACATGATTGAAACACGTTACGCGGAACCATATTCGTACGTGCAGTTCATCATGGGTAAAGACCACCAAGACCACGGCCGTGCAAACCACCCATGGTTAACAGGCACCTCGGGCTGGGCTTACTTTGCGGTAACCAACTTCATTCTTGGTGTTCGCACCGGATTCGAAGGCTTAACTGTAGATCCTTGTATCCCGACTGATTGGCCAGAGTTTGAGGTCACTCGTCAATGGCGCGGTGCAACTTACAACATCACGGTGCAAAACCCTAATGCAGTAAGCAAAGGTGTAGCCTCTATCACTATCAACGGTGAGTCAGTTGAAGGTGCAATCCCAGTACAAACAGAAGGCAGCGTGAATGATGTTGTCGTTGTTCTAGGCTAG
- a CDS encoding ammonium transporter, with protein sequence MELTTTVTELRYALDTFFFLISGALVMWMAAGFAMLEAGLVRSKNTTEILTKNICLYAIACTTFLVVGYNIMYVDNGEGGWLPSFGTLIGTQGEGADHSLESDFFFQVVFVATAMSVVSGAVAERMKLWSFLIFSVVLTAFIYPMEGYWTWGGGFLSEAGFSDFAGSGIVHMAGAAAALAGVVLLGARKGKYGKNGEIYPIPGSNMPLATLGTFILWFGWFGFNGGSQLMVSDFENATAVGQIFLNTNAAAAAGAIAALLVCKTTWGKADLTMILNGALAGLVAITADPLSPSPLFAVAIGSVSGALVVFSIIALDKAKIDDPVGAISVHGVCGFFGLMAVPLSNADATFGAQLLGAAVIFAWVFGASLAVWAVLKATIGIRVTEDEELEGMDMHDCGVGAYPEFVSVK encoded by the coding sequence ATGGAACTTACAACAACAGTAACGGAACTACGTTACGCACTAGACACTTTTTTCTTCCTCATTTCAGGTGCGTTGGTAATGTGGATGGCAGCAGGCTTCGCAATGTTAGAAGCTGGCCTAGTTCGCTCAAAGAACACCACAGAAATTTTAACTAAGAACATCTGTTTGTACGCAATTGCTTGTACTACATTCTTAGTGGTTGGCTACAACATTATGTACGTAGACAATGGTGAAGGTGGTTGGTTACCTTCATTCGGTACTCTAATTGGTACTCAAGGTGAAGGTGCAGACCACTCACTAGAGTCAGACTTCTTCTTCCAAGTAGTATTCGTTGCAACAGCAATGTCTGTAGTATCGGGTGCAGTTGCTGAGCGTATGAAGCTTTGGTCATTCCTGATCTTCTCTGTTGTACTAACAGCGTTCATTTACCCAATGGAAGGTTACTGGACTTGGGGCGGTGGTTTCCTATCAGAAGCAGGCTTCAGTGACTTCGCTGGTTCAGGTATCGTACACATGGCAGGCGCAGCGGCAGCATTAGCAGGTGTTGTACTACTTGGCGCCCGTAAAGGTAAATACGGTAAGAACGGTGAAATCTACCCGATTCCTGGTTCAAACATGCCACTTGCAACGTTAGGTACATTTATCCTTTGGTTCGGTTGGTTCGGTTTCAACGGCGGTTCTCAGTTAATGGTTTCAGACTTTGAGAACGCAACAGCAGTTGGTCAAATCTTCTTAAACACTAACGCAGCAGCAGCAGCGGGCGCAATTGCAGCACTACTAGTATGTAAGACAACATGGGGTAAAGCGGACCTAACAATGATCCTTAACGGTGCGTTAGCTGGTCTAGTTGCAATCACTGCTGACCCTCTATCACCATCACCTCTATTCGCGGTAGCAATCGGTTCGGTATCTGGTGCACTTGTTGTGTTCAGCATCATCGCTCTAGATAAAGCTAAGATTGATGATCCAGTTGGTGCTATCTCTGTGCACGGTGTGTGTGGTTTCTTCGGCCTAATGGCTGTGCCACTAAGCAACGCTGATGCAACATTTGGTGCTCAACTACTAGGTGCTGCAGTAATCTTTGCTTGGGTATTTGGTGCGAGTCTAGCGGTATGGGCTGTGCTTAAAGCGACAATCGGTATTCGTGTAACTGAAGACGAAGAGCTTGAAGGTATGGATATGCATGATTGTGGTGTTGGTGCTTACCCTGAGTTTGTGTCAGTAAAATAA
- a CDS encoding Fe(3+) ABC transporter substrate-binding protein: MKKLLTLSALACSVIAPTAMAAEEVNVYSYRQPFLVEPMFKEFTKETGIKVNVKFAKKGLAEKLAQEGEYSPADVVLTVDISRLSELTKQGLVQSVESDVLEKNIPAQYQDTANEWFALTTRTRSVYSSRDRVGRLGEEFTYEDLTKPEFKGKICTRSGKHPYNVSLVSSMIAHKGEAETKEWLEGVKANLARKPQGNDRAQVKAIKEGLCDVALGNSYYLGKMINDKEQKAWADSVYINFPNQETTGTHVNISGMAMAKYSPNEENAVKLMEFLSGNTAQSMYAEVNYEYPVKADVKPSELVASWGEFKADTISLDEIANHHAAAIKLLDEVKFDL, encoded by the coding sequence ATGAAAAAACTGCTAACACTTTCAGCTCTAGCGTGTAGTGTAATTGCCCCGACAGCAATGGCTGCGGAAGAAGTAAACGTATACTCTTACCGTCAACCTTTCCTTGTTGAGCCAATGTTCAAAGAATTCACAAAAGAGACTGGCATTAAAGTAAACGTGAAGTTTGCTAAAAAAGGTTTAGCAGAGAAGTTAGCTCAAGAGGGTGAATACAGCCCAGCTGACGTTGTATTAACTGTCGATATTAGCCGTTTATCTGAGCTAACTAAGCAAGGTCTAGTTCAATCAGTTGAAAGTGATGTACTTGAAAAAAACATCCCTGCCCAGTACCAAGATACTGCTAACGAGTGGTTCGCTCTAACAACTCGTACACGTAGCGTTTACTCTTCACGTGACCGTGTTGGTCGTCTAGGTGAAGAATTCACTTATGAAGATCTAACTAAGCCTGAATTTAAAGGCAAAATCTGTACTCGTAGCGGTAAGCACCCGTACAATGTTTCTCTCGTTTCTTCGATGATTGCTCATAAAGGCGAAGCTGAAACGAAAGAGTGGCTAGAAGGCGTAAAAGCAAATCTAGCACGTAAGCCTCAAGGTAACGACCGTGCACAAGTTAAAGCGATTAAAGAAGGTCTATGTGATGTTGCTCTTGGTAATAGTTACTACCTAGGTAAAATGATTAATGATAAAGAGCAAAAAGCTTGGGCTGACTCTGTTTACATTAACTTCCCTAATCAAGAGACAACGGGTACTCACGTGAATATCTCTGGTATGGCAATGGCTAAATACTCTCCAAACGAAGAGAATGCCGTTAAGCTGATGGAATTCCTATCTGGTAACACTGCACAAAGCATGTACGCAGAAGTGAACTACGAATACCCAGTGAAAGCAGACGTTAAACCTTCTGAGCTTGTTGCTTCGTGGGGTGAGTTCAAAGCAGATACTATTTCTCTAGATGAAATTGCAAACCACCATGCGGCGGCAATCAAGCTATTAGATGAAGTTAAGTTCGATCTATAA
- a CDS encoding ABC transporter ATP-binding protein has protein sequence MSCALSIKNLTCKYDSQTILESLSLEVEHGEIVCLLGASGCGKTTLLKAIAGLLPLSSGVMSLNCQVIDDAANWLPPEQRNIGMIFQDYALFPHLTVSQNVAFGLRDMSEQDKTAKVQEMLELVHLDQFGDRYPHQLSGGQQQRVAIARSLAYKPDLLLLDEPFSNIDTQVRHELISQIRKIFKKQGVTAIFVTHSREEAFAFADKMAVMNHGVIEQYGSASELYFHPSSKFVADFLGGGSYLNAQRISDNEFETSLGLIEAKAQTEIEVGAECALLLRPQHIVATHDVDSNLSVLEQQFMGDHCRYVIEANGQKLLATSSEALEMGMPVTVKVDTKGVLAF, from the coding sequence ATGAGTTGTGCATTATCAATTAAAAATCTGACTTGTAAGTATGATTCCCAAACCATTTTGGAATCTCTTTCTTTAGAAGTTGAGCATGGTGAAATTGTTTGTCTGCTTGGTGCCAGTGGATGTGGTAAGACGACGCTGCTTAAAGCGATTGCAGGTCTGCTTCCATTGAGTAGTGGCGTTATGAGCTTGAATTGCCAAGTTATTGATGACGCTGCGAATTGGTTGCCGCCAGAGCAGCGTAACATTGGAATGATTTTCCAAGATTATGCTCTGTTTCCACACCTCACCGTGAGTCAGAACGTGGCATTTGGTCTACGCGATATGTCTGAGCAAGATAAGACTGCGAAAGTTCAAGAGATGCTTGAGCTCGTACACCTTGACCAATTTGGCGATCGTTACCCTCATCAGCTATCTGGTGGACAACAGCAACGTGTCGCGATTGCGCGCTCTTTGGCATATAAGCCAGACCTGCTGCTATTGGACGAACCGTTTTCTAACATTGATACCCAAGTACGTCATGAGCTGATTTCTCAGATTCGTAAAATCTTTAAGAAGCAGGGTGTGACGGCTATTTTTGTGACTCACAGTCGTGAAGAAGCGTTTGCTTTTGCTGACAAGATGGCAGTAATGAATCATGGTGTCATCGAACAATACGGCTCGGCGTCAGAACTGTACTTCCACCCATCAAGCAAGTTTGTTGCTGATTTCTTAGGTGGCGGAAGTTACTTGAATGCACAACGTATTTCAGATAACGAATTTGAAACAAGCTTAGGTTTGATTGAGGCCAAGGCGCAAACCGAGATCGAAGTGGGGGCTGAATGTGCGTTGTTGTTAAGACCTCAACATATCGTGGCTACTCATGATGTAGACAGTAACCTTTCAGTATTAGAACAGCAGTTCATGGGAGACCACTGTCGTTATGTGATTGAAGCGAACGGTCAGAAGTTATTAGCAACCTCTTCAGAGGCTCTTGAAATGGGTATGCCGGTAACCGTAAAAGTAGATACAAAAGGCGTATTGGCGTTTTAA
- a CDS encoding beta-N-acetylhexosaminidase codes for MNYRIDLAVLSEQKNNCRFGLTVHNLSDLDVKDWSLYFAFDRFILPESLSQGELTQVGSFCSFKPSSPVLKANNHYYLEFSIQSAPFRFYSDGLNDAFIQSHHDGETSVLPVAISPIFLASPYRERNQIPEVNAAEIALIPQPNQIELQLGSFALSSECKIEVQSQLADKALSWLQQELLSTFELSISNELSTEFSKDESGDILFRSNPTLDEAEYKLTVTAQQIMVESGSQSGFTHAVASLIQLVQQLDAKNFSVPCCKIVDQPRFKYRGMMLDCARHFHSVEQVKRLINQLAHYKFNVFHWHLTDDEGWRIEINSLPQLTEIGAWRGPDHALEPQYTHLADNYGGFYTQQQIREVIEYAEQRSITVIPEIDIPGHCRAAIKSLPDMLVEQADTTQYKSIQHYNDNVLNPGLPGTYQFLDAVIEEVAELFPSELIHMGADEVPPGVWTNSPAAQALMKEHKYQDSKDLQGHLFRYAENKLKQLGKRMVGWEEAQHGDKVSKETIIYSWLSEEAAVNCARQGFDVVLQPAQFTYLDMTQDYAPEEPGVDWAAVIPLEQAYNYEALAEISDTDPIRKRIRGIQCALWCEIVTNQKRMDYMVFPRISALSEGCWTHKNNRNWLDYLSRLKGHLPLLDRLNVDYRNPWKGQ; via the coding sequence ATGAATTATCGCATCGACTTAGCTGTTCTTTCTGAACAAAAAAATAACTGCCGATTTGGCCTTACGGTACATAACTTAAGTGACCTCGACGTAAAAGATTGGTCACTGTATTTTGCCTTTGACCGATTCATCCTTCCGGAGAGTCTATCTCAAGGTGAACTGACTCAAGTTGGAAGCTTTTGCTCGTTCAAACCAAGCTCTCCGGTGTTAAAGGCGAACAACCACTACTACCTTGAATTCAGTATTCAAAGCGCCCCATTTCGCTTCTATTCTGATGGCCTTAATGATGCATTTATCCAATCACATCATGATGGAGAAACATCGGTACTGCCTGTCGCGATATCACCGATTTTTTTGGCTTCGCCATACCGTGAACGCAACCAAATACCTGAAGTTAACGCTGCTGAAATTGCATTAATTCCTCAGCCAAATCAGATCGAACTTCAGCTAGGTAGCTTCGCACTAAGTAGCGAATGCAAGATTGAGGTTCAATCTCAACTTGCTGATAAGGCGTTATCTTGGCTGCAACAAGAATTGCTCTCTACCTTTGAACTGTCGATTTCGAATGAGCTTTCAACTGAATTTTCAAAAGACGAAAGCGGCGACATTCTATTTCGCAGCAACCCGACGTTAGACGAAGCCGAGTACAAGCTCACCGTCACGGCACAACAAATAATGGTTGAATCAGGCAGCCAATCGGGCTTCACACACGCTGTAGCAAGCTTGATTCAGTTGGTACAACAACTGGATGCCAAGAACTTCTCTGTTCCATGTTGCAAAATCGTCGATCAGCCTCGTTTCAAATACCGAGGCATGATGCTGGATTGCGCTCGTCACTTCCATTCAGTGGAGCAAGTGAAACGCTTAATCAACCAACTCGCGCACTACAAGTTCAACGTCTTTCATTGGCACTTAACCGATGATGAGGGTTGGCGAATTGAGATCAATAGCCTACCTCAACTTACTGAAATCGGTGCTTGGCGTGGCCCTGACCATGCACTAGAACCGCAATACACACACCTTGCTGACAACTATGGCGGCTTCTACACGCAACAACAGATTCGCGAAGTCATTGAATACGCAGAGCAGCGTAGCATCACTGTAATCCCTGAGATTGACATCCCAGGTCACTGCCGCGCCGCGATCAAATCACTGCCTGACATGCTGGTAGAACAAGCTGACACCACTCAATACAAGAGTATTCAGCACTACAACGACAATGTCCTAAACCCTGGCTTGCCAGGCACTTACCAATTCTTAGATGCGGTTATTGAAGAAGTCGCAGAGCTATTCCCCAGCGAATTGATTCACATGGGTGCAGACGAAGTACCACCGGGTGTGTGGACTAACAGCCCTGCAGCTCAAGCTCTGATGAAAGAGCATAAATATCAAGACAGCAAAGACTTACAAGGCCACCTATTCCGTTATGCCGAGAACAAACTCAAGCAACTTGGCAAGCGCATGGTGGGCTGGGAAGAAGCGCAACACGGCGACAAAGTCAGTAAAGAGACCATCATCTACTCGTGGCTCAGTGAAGAAGCAGCAGTGAATTGCGCTCGCCAAGGCTTTGATGTGGTGTTGCAACCGGCACAATTTACCTATCTCGACATGACCCAAGATTATGCACCGGAAGAACCGGGCGTCGATTGGGCTGCCGTTATCCCATTAGAACAAGCTTATAACTACGAAGCACTTGCTGAGATATCCGACACCGACCCAATTCGTAAGCGGATCCGCGGAATTCAGTGTGCTCTATGGTGTGAGATCGTCACCAACCAAAAGCGTATGGATTATATGGTATTCCCAAGAATTAGCGCTTTATCTGAAGGATGTTGGACACATAAAAACAACCGAAACTGGCTAGATTACCTATCTCGCCTAAAGGGGCATCTGCCATTACTCGACAGACTCAATGTTGATTATCGCAACCCTTGGAAAGGTCAATAA
- a CDS encoding ABC transporter permease: MKEKNYLWNTSSGIIAVLLVLPILAIFTTAVGETDELFSHLMSTVMPTYAYNTVVLVIGTMFLSLIFGIPSAWIMAMCRVPGERVLQWALVLPLAMPGYIVGYIFTDWFDFAGPVQILLRELTGWGPSEYWFPDIRTLSGAIIVLSLVLYPYIYLLCRAAFMEQNVSLLQSARLLKCSPWESFRRISLPLVRPSMAVGLSLVAMETIGDFGTVSYFAVNTLTTAVYDTWLGYSSLTAAAKISAIMLVIVILLLSTERYSRRKQKLFQNQFSSREDFRYELIGWKKWLSLFWCWGLVCIAFLFPLAQLIIYAYKYFAQSWTPEFREYALNSLYVSVVAAIIGVLVALIVNFNQRVSPGKKNLAYMRFASMGYAVPGTVLAIGVMVPVLFMDHLVNDIAKVMEWGRPGLIFSGSMFALIFAMVVRFSAVAIGSIESSLSKVSPSLDMASKTMGCNTNQMLRRVHLPLIKRGALIAGLLVFIESMKELNAALLLRPFNFETLATYVYNYASDEHLELAAMPAVLLVLVGLIPLIIVNRSLEQKH, encoded by the coding sequence ATGAAAGAAAAGAATTATTTATGGAACACCAGTAGCGGAATAATCGCTGTACTGCTTGTTTTACCAATCTTGGCGATTTTTACGACTGCTGTTGGAGAAACGGATGAGCTATTTTCTCATCTTATGTCTACAGTAATGCCCACCTATGCTTACAATACGGTGGTTTTAGTCATAGGAACCATGTTCCTGTCTTTGATTTTCGGTATTCCGTCTGCATGGATCATGGCAATGTGTCGTGTTCCTGGAGAGCGTGTTTTGCAATGGGCTTTGGTGCTGCCATTGGCAATGCCTGGCTATATTGTGGGCTATATTTTTACCGACTGGTTTGATTTTGCTGGCCCTGTTCAAATCCTGCTACGAGAACTGACGGGGTGGGGACCTAGTGAATATTGGTTCCCCGACATTAGAACCTTATCAGGCGCTATTATTGTTCTGTCTCTCGTTCTTTACCCTTATATTTATTTGCTCTGCCGTGCGGCTTTCATGGAGCAAAACGTTTCCCTATTACAATCTGCTCGCTTGTTGAAGTGCTCTCCCTGGGAAAGCTTTCGTCGTATCTCACTTCCACTTGTTCGTCCTTCCATGGCGGTCGGTTTGTCTCTTGTTGCGATGGAAACCATAGGTGACTTCGGTACTGTAAGCTACTTTGCTGTTAACACACTAACGACAGCGGTTTACGATACTTGGTTGGGCTACTCGAGCCTAACAGCCGCTGCAAAAATATCGGCAATCATGTTGGTGATTGTCATTCTCTTATTGAGCACCGAGCGATACAGCCGTCGTAAACAAAAGTTATTTCAAAATCAATTTAGTAGCCGCGAAGATTTTCGTTATGAACTAATCGGTTGGAAAAAGTGGTTGTCACTGTTTTGGTGTTGGGGGTTAGTGTGCATAGCGTTTTTATTCCCCCTCGCGCAATTGATCATTTATGCCTACAAGTATTTCGCTCAAAGTTGGACACCAGAATTCAGAGAATATGCACTTAATAGTCTTTACGTCTCTGTTGTCGCGGCGATTATTGGTGTACTCGTTGCGTTGATTGTGAATTTTAATCAACGTGTGAGCCCTGGTAAGAAAAACCTGGCTTACATGAGGTTTGCTTCAATGGGCTATGCTGTTCCAGGCACCGTTCTAGCGATTGGCGTGATGGTACCCGTGTTGTTTATGGATCACTTGGTCAATGACATCGCTAAAGTGATGGAGTGGGGACGACCTGGTTTGATCTTCTCTGGTTCCATGTTTGCGCTTATCTTTGCAATGGTAGTGCGTTTTTCAGCTGTTGCTATTGGTAGTATCGAAAGTAGCCTAAGTAAAGTATCACCTTCATTGGATATGGCCTCTAAAACAATGGGGTGTAATACCAACCAGATGTTACGCCGTGTTCACCTACCTTTGATTAAGCGTGGTGCTCTGATTGCAGGCTTATTGGTGTTTATCGAATCAATGAAAGAGCTAAATGCAGCATTGCTGCTGCGTCCCTTTAATTTCGAAACGCTCGCGACTTATGTTTATAACTATGCGTCAGATGAACACCTTGAATTAGCAGCTATGCCTGCTGTGTTATTAGTATTGGTAGGCTTAATCCCACTGATCATCGTAAACCGTTCCTTGGAGCAGAAACACTAA
- a CDS encoding phosphoglucomutase/phosphomannomutase family protein, with protein MIKFGTGGWRAFIGEEFTRDNVRLVAQALANIINNENAAKNGFVIGYDRRFLSDKAACWFAEVLAANNIKVSFIDKFVPTPIVMFQAKEMGCIYSACITASHNPADYNGIKIFIEGGRDADEIITEKIEQQIATLTSEDVIRVDFEQALNDKEIEIINPMNDFVDSIINFIDIESIKKANLRVLIDPMFGVAKNALQTVLINGRCDVDVINDGKNPDFGGLMPSPNAATLYRLKHLVAAEGYDIGIGTDGDADRLGIIDEKGHFIHPNEVLLLLYYYLLEYKGWKGSVVRNIATTHLLDKVAADHGEKSFEVPVGFKHISSQMEADDSLIGGESSGGLTIRGHIKGKDGVFASSLLVEMISVTGKKLSELLDEIYSKYGYAYTAEGDCKFKPSEKEALYTKIYVEKQLPEFEYEIEKVSYEDGAKVYFKNGGWVIARFSGTEPLLRIFAEMEDKYTAEHVLQKVKDFLSL; from the coding sequence ATGATTAAATTTGGTACCGGTGGCTGGCGCGCTTTCATTGGTGAAGAGTTCACCAGAGACAATGTTCGCTTGGTGGCACAAGCGCTCGCTAACATCATCAATAATGAAAATGCCGCAAAGAACGGGTTTGTGATCGGCTATGACCGCCGATTCCTTTCAGATAAAGCAGCATGTTGGTTTGCAGAAGTACTTGCGGCGAACAACATCAAAGTAAGCTTCATTGATAAGTTCGTTCCAACACCTATCGTGATGTTCCAAGCGAAAGAGATGGGCTGCATCTACTCGGCATGTATTACCGCATCTCACAACCCAGCAGACTACAACGGCATCAAAATCTTCATTGAAGGTGGACGTGATGCTGATGAGATCATCACCGAGAAGATAGAACAGCAAATCGCAACATTGACCAGCGAAGACGTTATACGAGTTGATTTCGAGCAAGCGTTAAACGACAAAGAAATCGAGATCATCAACCCGATGAACGACTTTGTTGATTCAATCATCAACTTCATCGATATCGAGTCGATCAAGAAAGCTAACCTACGCGTGCTGATTGACCCAATGTTTGGCGTAGCGAAAAATGCTTTGCAGACAGTGCTGATCAACGGTCGATGTGATGTCGACGTCATCAACGATGGCAAAAACCCAGATTTTGGTGGCTTGATGCCATCACCAAATGCCGCAACGCTCTATCGCTTGAAGCACTTAGTTGCAGCAGAAGGCTATGACATAGGTATTGGTACTGATGGCGATGCCGATCGTCTGGGTATTATTGATGAGAAAGGTCACTTCATTCACCCTAACGAAGTACTACTACTGCTTTATTACTACTTACTGGAATACAAAGGCTGGAAGGGCTCTGTCGTTCGTAATATTGCCACCACACATCTACTGGATAAAGTAGCTGCGGATCATGGAGAGAAGAGCTTTGAGGTTCCTGTAGGCTTTAAGCATATCAGCTCTCAAATGGAAGCTGATGATTCTCTAATTGGTGGCGAAAGCTCAGGTGGCTTAACCATTCGAGGTCACATCAAAGGTAAGGATGGCGTATTTGCATCAAGCTTGCTGGTTGAGATGATCAGTGTGACAGGCAAGAAGCTGTCTGAATTGCTTGATGAGATTTACTCTAAATATGGCTATGCCTACACCGCAGAAGGCGATTGTAAGTTTAAACCTTCAGAGAAAGAAGCGCTCTACACTAAGATCTACGTCGAGAAGCAACTACCTGAATTTGAATACGAAATTGAAAAAGTTAGCTATGAAGATGGTGCAAAGGTGTACTTCAAGAATGGCGGCTGGGTCATTGCTCGCTTCTCAGGAACAGAGCCGTTACTACGAATTTTCGCAGAAATGGAAGATAAATACACTGCAGAACATGTTCTTCAAAAAGTAAAAGACTTCCTCTCTCTATAG